From Stenotrophomonas nitritireducens, the proteins below share one genomic window:
- a CDS encoding HPP family protein has protein sequence MTSSSKPLHPLRNWLSIERNQTSHGEKWISALGALIGITVVYQLTHWCFPGGFGNHHGGAILLASMGASAVLVFAVPHGALSQPWAVIAGHLVSAFIGVSCQLMFPEQAWTGALAVGLAVGAMHYLRCIHPPGGATALAAVIGGSDVHALGYHYLLTPVAINVAAILLAGIAFNACFAWRRYPVHLHRRRQQTAAVPSSQRRVDLTQEDFHAAIGQLNSFVDITDENLTELLELAKQHAERDALHPDRIEAGRCYSNGRLGRAWSVRRVTVTPALSGPVADRLVYAVVAGDGIGDIGHATASELRQWARFEVTLREGGRWAKLGSD, from the coding sequence ATGACGTCCAGCAGCAAGCCCCTGCACCCCCTGCGCAACTGGCTGAGCATCGAGCGCAACCAGACCAGCCATGGGGAAAAATGGATCTCGGCACTGGGCGCGCTGATCGGCATCACGGTGGTCTATCAGCTCACCCATTGGTGCTTCCCGGGCGGGTTCGGCAACCATCACGGCGGCGCCATCCTCCTGGCGTCGATGGGCGCCAGTGCGGTTCTGGTGTTCGCGGTACCGCATGGCGCGTTGTCGCAGCCGTGGGCGGTGATTGCCGGCCATCTGGTGTCGGCGTTCATTGGCGTCAGCTGCCAGTTGATGTTCCCCGAACAGGCCTGGACCGGCGCCCTCGCCGTGGGCCTGGCGGTAGGCGCGATGCACTATCTGCGCTGCATCCACCCGCCCGGCGGCGCCACTGCGCTTGCCGCCGTGATTGGCGGCAGCGACGTGCATGCGCTCGGCTACCACTACCTGCTCACGCCGGTGGCGATAAATGTCGCCGCCATCCTGTTGGCCGGCATCGCCTTCAATGCCTGCTTCGCCTGGCGCCGCTACCCGGTGCACCTGCACCGGCGGCGGCAGCAGACCGCTGCCGTGCCCTCCTCACAGCGCCGTGTCGACCTGACCCAGGAAGACTTCCACGCCGCCATCGGCCAGCTCAATTCGTTCGTCGACATCACCGACGAAAACCTGACCGAACTGCTGGAGCTGGCCAAGCAACATGCCGAACGCGATGCCCTGCATCCGGACCGTATCGAAGCCGGCCGCTGCTACAGCAATGGCCGCCTCGGCCGCGCCTGGAGCGTGCGCCGGGTCACGGTAACCCCGGCGTTGTCAGGGCCGGTTGCCGATCGCCTGGTGTACGCCGTGGTGGCCGGCGATGGCATCGGCGATATCGGCCATGCCACCGCCAGCGAGCTGCGCCAATGGGCGCGTTTCGAGGTGACGCTGCGCGAGGGCGGACGCTGGGCCAAGCTGGGCTCGGATTGA
- a CDS encoding TorF family putative porin — MKTRRASLYLATFVAFTASADALAIDTSGSAALTSDYVWRGSTQSQGDAAIQAGFRLAGANGAYAAVSGSSVEFAPETHASSELDFIVGWNGKLADAWALDANLLHYRYPATTVDLNWTELNTTLTWKDNYWLSLGWSPQALGTTQDGLYTQLGVRMPLASQLRLEAAAGWYQLQDAAGGGYAHGQVSAIWAVAAPIELRLSGHFTDQHARELFGENAAGTRWEAAVQASF; from the coding sequence ATGAAAACCCGCCGTGCTTCGTTGTATCTCGCCACCTTTGTTGCTTTCACCGCCAGTGCCGATGCATTGGCCATCGATACCAGCGGCAGCGCCGCACTCACCAGTGATTACGTCTGGCGCGGCTCCACCCAGAGCCAGGGCGATGCAGCGATACAGGCAGGCTTTCGCCTGGCCGGCGCCAATGGGGCGTACGCCGCTGTCTCCGGTTCCAGCGTAGAGTTCGCGCCGGAAACGCATGCCAGCAGCGAGCTGGACTTCATCGTCGGCTGGAACGGCAAGCTGGCTGATGCGTGGGCGCTGGATGCCAACCTGCTGCACTACCGTTACCCCGCCACCACGGTCGACCTCAACTGGACCGAACTCAACACCACGCTGACCTGGAAGGACAACTATTGGCTGTCACTAGGCTGGTCGCCGCAGGCCTTGGGAACCACGCAGGATGGTTTGTACACCCAGCTCGGTGTGCGCATGCCGCTGGCATCGCAACTGCGGCTGGAAGCCGCCGCCGGCTGGTACCAGCTTCAGGATGCCGCAGGCGGTGGCTACGCGCACGGCCAGGTCAGTGCGATATGGGCGGTAGCTGCCCCCATCGAGCTGCGCCTGAGCGGGCATTTCACCGATCAGCATGCGCGGGAATTGTTTGGCGAAAACGCTGCCGGCACCCGTTGGGAAGCCGCCGTGCAGGCATCGTTCTGA
- a CDS encoding glutathione S-transferase family protein, whose translation MSLLLYGHPFSSYTQKVLIALYENAIAFEFRLLGPDTPEYIGQWLQRWPLGKFPLLLDGDRSVVETSIIIEYLQLKHPGPIRLLPEQPMAALDVRFHDRFFDLHVMSPVQHAVAGALTGDDGKRDEARAFAVQKLELAYAWWESQLPGRTWACGEAFSLADCAAAPALFYADWVHRISDDYPLLLGYRQRLLQRPSFARAVNEARSYRHLFPLGAPDRD comes from the coding sequence ATGTCGCTGCTGCTTTATGGTCACCCGTTCTCCTCGTATACGCAGAAGGTGCTGATCGCGCTGTATGAGAACGCCATCGCCTTCGAGTTCCGCCTGTTGGGGCCGGATACCCCGGAATACATCGGCCAATGGCTGCAACGCTGGCCGTTGGGCAAGTTTCCATTGCTGCTTGATGGCGACCGCAGCGTGGTGGAAACCAGCATCATCATTGAATACCTGCAGCTCAAGCACCCCGGGCCAATACGATTGCTGCCCGAGCAGCCGATGGCCGCGCTGGACGTGCGCTTCCATGACCGCTTCTTCGATCTGCACGTGATGAGCCCGGTGCAGCATGCGGTGGCCGGTGCCTTGACTGGCGACGACGGCAAGCGCGACGAAGCGCGTGCGTTTGCCGTGCAGAAACTTGAGTTGGCTTACGCGTGGTGGGAAAGCCAGTTGCCGGGCCGCACCTGGGCCTGTGGCGAGGCGTTTTCGCTGGCCGACTGCGCGGCGGCGCCGGCGCTGTTCTACGCCGACTGGGTGCACCGTATCAGCGACGATTACCCGCTGCTGCTGGGCTACCGCCAGCGTCTGCTGCAACGCCCCTCATTCGCGCGCGCGGTCAACGAGGCACGCAGCTACCGTCACCTGTTCCCGCTGGGAGCGCCCGACCGCGATTGA